Proteins co-encoded in one Synechococcus elongatus PCC 6301 genomic window:
- the tyrS gene encoding tyrosine--tRNA ligase, with product MTDSWTWLQRGTHEIFPDQPESADPDVSLLARLQQGDRPLRIKLGIDPTGSDIHLGHSIIFRKLRQFQDAGHTAVLIIGDFTARIGDPTGKSEVRRQLTAEDVQRNAETYLDQLRPILDFETPGRLEIRYNSEWLAGLDLAKILELLGTMTVGQMLAKEGFSERYDKGTPVYLHEFLYPLMQGYDSVAVQSDVELGGTDQKFNIAVGRDLQRHFGLQPQFGLLLPILIGLDGSQKMSKSLGNYVGLNEDALSMYSKLEKVPDALVADYFELLTSQDLAALPENPRDRQKLLALDVVSQYHGAEAAAAAQKAAQELVQGSAVQAEAVPEFPLSQVNFPAKAFYLVSAVGLGLTSSEARRQIQGGAVRLDGQKLDDPNHIFEAPTALKGRVIQVGKKKFVRLVL from the coding sequence GTGACCGATTCTTGGACTTGGCTGCAGCGCGGCACACACGAAATATTCCCTGATCAACCGGAGAGTGCCGATCCGGATGTGTCGTTGTTGGCACGCCTGCAACAGGGCGATCGCCCGCTGCGGATCAAGCTGGGTATTGACCCGACCGGCAGCGATATTCATCTCGGTCACAGCATCATTTTTCGGAAACTGCGTCAGTTTCAAGATGCCGGTCATACAGCGGTTTTGATCATCGGGGATTTCACGGCGCGGATTGGCGACCCCACCGGCAAATCGGAGGTGCGGCGACAGTTGACCGCCGAGGATGTGCAGCGTAATGCCGAGACCTACCTCGATCAACTGCGCCCGATCCTCGACTTCGAGACGCCGGGACGCCTGGAGATTCGCTACAACTCTGAGTGGTTGGCTGGCCTTGATCTAGCGAAAATCCTAGAGCTACTAGGCACCATGACCGTCGGTCAAATGTTGGCCAAAGAAGGATTTTCAGAGCGCTACGACAAAGGAACACCGGTTTACCTGCATGAGTTTCTCTATCCGCTGATGCAGGGCTACGATTCTGTGGCGGTGCAATCGGATGTAGAACTGGGTGGCACAGACCAAAAGTTCAACATTGCTGTGGGAAGAGACTTGCAGCGTCACTTTGGTCTACAGCCTCAATTCGGCTTACTGCTGCCCATTTTGATTGGCTTAGATGGCAGTCAAAAAATGTCCAAATCCTTGGGCAATTATGTCGGCCTTAACGAAGATGCCTTGAGCATGTACTCCAAACTGGAGAAAGTGCCAGATGCTTTAGTGGCTGACTACTTTGAGTTGCTAACTAGCCAAGATTTAGCAGCTCTACCGGAGAATCCTCGCGATCGCCAAAAACTGCTGGCACTTGATGTTGTTAGCCAATACCACGGGGCTGAAGCAGCGGCAGCGGCTCAAAAAGCAGCGCAAGAGCTCGTTCAAGGCAGTGCGGTGCAGGCAGAAGCCGTGCCGGAGTTTCCGCTCAGTCAAGTTAACTTTCCTGCTAAGGCTTTTTACTTAGTCAGTGCTGTGGGCTTGGGGCTGACCAGTTCGGAAGCGCGTCGGCAAATTCAAGGCGGAGCCGTGCGTCTTGATGGCCAAAAATTAGATGATCCAAACCATATTTTCGAAGCCCCTACCGCACTGAAGGGTCGGGTCATTCAAGTTGGCAAGAAAAAGTTCGTCCGTTTGGTGCTGTAA
- the thiL gene encoding thiamine-phosphate kinase → MSDRSLSELGEQGLLPLLQAFCPAEQRGDDAAILTPPAGQQLVVSSDVLVEGIHFSEATTPPAAIGWRAAAANLSDLAAMGATPAGITLALALPSDRRLSWLQQIYQGLDRCLKQYDCPLIGGDLSRSPTATLAVTALGWVNPNRVIRRSTAQVGDWIMATGTHGLSRLGLGHLLGEWTLAEPLRDQAIAAHQAPKPRLDVVPLLARSQPAGTVWRVAGMDSSDGLADAVLQICRASQVGAVIEALPLPATTSFDRDRLIQAALYGGEDFELVLCLSPDWAQALLELLGEQAQVIGQITEKPVVQLRLSDRTEILSLDRGFQHFTTH, encoded by the coding sequence GTGAGCGATCGCAGCCTTTCAGAGCTAGGTGAGCAGGGCTTGCTACCACTTCTGCAAGCGTTTTGCCCAGCCGAACAGCGCGGTGATGATGCAGCCATTCTGACGCCACCGGCGGGGCAACAATTGGTCGTCAGCAGTGATGTCTTGGTGGAAGGCATCCATTTCAGTGAGGCCACCACACCGCCAGCAGCGATCGGTTGGCGAGCGGCGGCCGCGAATCTCTCAGATTTAGCAGCCATGGGTGCCACGCCTGCAGGGATCACCTTAGCCTTGGCACTCCCGAGCGATCGCCGGCTGAGTTGGCTCCAGCAGATTTATCAAGGGCTCGATCGCTGCCTGAAGCAATACGACTGTCCGTTGATTGGCGGTGATCTAAGTCGATCGCCAACTGCAACGCTGGCCGTCACGGCACTCGGTTGGGTCAATCCCAATCGCGTGATTCGGCGATCGACAGCTCAAGTCGGTGATTGGATTATGGCAACAGGAACCCATGGTCTGTCCCGACTTGGCCTCGGGCATCTACTAGGAGAATGGACGCTGGCAGAACCGCTGCGAGATCAAGCGATCGCCGCCCATCAAGCGCCGAAACCACGCTTGGATGTGGTGCCGCTACTAGCGCGATCGCAACCAGCGGGCACTGTTTGGCGAGTCGCTGGAATGGACAGCAGTGATGGGTTGGCGGATGCTGTTTTACAAATTTGCCGCGCCAGTCAGGTTGGAGCAGTGATCGAGGCTTTACCGCTGCCAGCCACAACGAGTTTTGATCGCGATCGCCTGATTCAGGCCGCACTCTACGGCGGCGAGGATTTTGAGCTAGTGCTCTGCCTCTCGCCAGATTGGGCGCAGGCGCTGCTTGAGCTTCTAGGCGAGCAGGCACAGGTAATCGGCCAGATTACCGAGAAACCAGTTGTTCAGCTAAGACTGAGCGATCGCACGGAAATTTTGAGTCTCGATCGCGGCTTTCAGCATTTCACAACCCATTGA
- the pyrF gene encoding orotidine-5'-phosphate decarboxylase, which translates to MTDLAARDRIIVPLDVPDVEAAITLIDRLPEAQFFKVGLELFVATGSTVLTILKERQKKIFLDLKLHDIPNTMAGACRSAARYGVDLLTIHATAGKPALEAAQAGAIAGAAAAGVQPPTLLAVTVLTSLSQQQLTEELHVPEAVPNYVQHLARQAEACGIGGCVCSPQELVVLKTACSDDFVRVTPGVRPTWAAAGDQQRVMTPQQAIAAGATYLVVGRPITAADDPAAAFQRVCEELTP; encoded by the coding sequence ATGACTGATTTGGCAGCTCGCGATCGCATCATTGTACCACTGGACGTACCGGACGTTGAAGCTGCGATTACTCTGATTGATCGCTTGCCAGAAGCTCAGTTCTTTAAGGTTGGACTCGAACTGTTTGTGGCAACCGGATCAACGGTTCTAACGATTTTAAAAGAGCGACAGAAAAAGATTTTTCTCGACCTTAAGCTACACGACATTCCCAACACGATGGCCGGAGCTTGTCGCAGTGCGGCTCGCTATGGCGTGGACTTGCTGACCATCCATGCGACTGCTGGTAAACCCGCGCTGGAAGCGGCGCAGGCAGGTGCGATCGCTGGTGCAGCAGCAGCGGGCGTTCAGCCTCCTACCCTGCTGGCCGTCACGGTCTTGACTAGTTTGAGCCAACAGCAACTCACGGAAGAGCTGCATGTGCCGGAAGCAGTCCCCAACTACGTCCAGCATTTGGCCCGTCAAGCCGAAGCCTGTGGCATTGGCGGCTGTGTCTGTTCACCACAGGAACTCGTAGTACTCAAGACCGCCTGCAGTGATGACTTTGTCCGTGTGACCCCGGGGGTGCGGCCCACCTGGGCGGCGGCGGGCGATCAACAACGGGTAATGACGCCTCAGCAAGCGATCGCAGCAGGGGCCACCTACCTTGTGGTTGGCCGGCCGATCACGGCTGCCGATGATCCGGCGGCAGCTTTCCAGCGGGTCTGCGAGGAACTGACCCCATGA